One Mesorhizobium sp. L-2-11 genomic region harbors:
- a CDS encoding M23 family metallopeptidase, whose product MPDTENAIAELGNEPPLIADGRSGPPDRREVSARWLSGTFLTGVTSSVLMGVALFAALDGRQQLATPPEIAELISLARGDDSGEIAKTTRLVAPRQIAKAKDRRRMEVPMVTKVGDRDVIHTMPFVQIKMALAAGHTTSRAYPPFNPMQVFGDDRDGNAGQPATAAAGQIYGAKVESELSLKTVDFPIETAAFDEKSDLSADEVEKVVREAGTGLSDGAVQVASLHYVDPQRFGDAFAESMAGSYDVRIIPENVSVSPRAAPDDQAPAFAEEIIPFTRDRNIVEAFADSGYTGEDATGMAEAIAKLLNATALKAGTVLRVGLEIHGDAAKVVRTGIYDRAQHIVTIALDDHGQYVPAQEPEPNPELLTAFDDSPPVVVRGNLPNVYDGIYRAAYSYGMSKAMTKRLIKLLASGVDFQSRLNPSDRIEVLFSQPDGDDRASDESELLYVSASFGGTTRNFYRFQMQDGSTDYFDEDGRSAQQFLLRNPLPAGKFRSGFGARRHPILGYVRMHTGVDWSAAIGTPIIAAGNGVVEKAGWAGGYGKQIILRHANGYETSYNHQSAFAKGIAPGVRVRQGQTIGFLGQTGLATGPHLHYELIVNGTKVDPMRVRLPVGKVLKGDDLVAFKRERGRIDDLLKQEDSDSLKVASAKIEG is encoded by the coding sequence ATGCCAGATACGGAAAATGCCATAGCCGAACTCGGCAACGAGCCGCCGCTGATTGCGGACGGTCGCAGTGGCCCGCCCGACCGCCGCGAGGTTTCGGCGCGCTGGCTGTCGGGCACGTTTCTTACCGGCGTGACGTCGAGCGTGCTGATGGGTGTGGCGCTGTTCGCAGCCCTCGACGGCCGTCAGCAATTGGCCACCCCGCCCGAGATCGCCGAACTGATCAGCCTTGCGAGAGGCGACGATTCCGGCGAGATCGCCAAGACCACCAGGCTGGTGGCGCCGCGCCAGATCGCCAAGGCCAAGGACCGCCGGCGCATGGAAGTGCCGATGGTGACCAAGGTCGGCGACCGCGATGTCATCCACACCATGCCTTTCGTGCAGATCAAGATGGCGCTTGCCGCCGGGCACACGACCAGCCGCGCCTATCCGCCTTTCAATCCGATGCAGGTGTTTGGCGACGACCGCGACGGCAATGCCGGTCAGCCGGCGACCGCCGCCGCGGGCCAGATCTATGGCGCCAAGGTCGAAAGCGAGTTGAGCCTTAAGACGGTCGATTTCCCGATTGAGACGGCAGCGTTCGACGAAAAGAGTGATTTGTCCGCCGACGAGGTGGAAAAGGTGGTGCGCGAGGCCGGCACGGGTCTGAGCGACGGCGCAGTGCAGGTCGCGTCGCTGCATTATGTCGACCCGCAGCGATTCGGCGACGCATTCGCCGAGAGCATGGCCGGCTCCTACGACGTCAGGATCATTCCGGAAAACGTCTCGGTGTCGCCGCGTGCTGCCCCCGACGATCAGGCGCCGGCCTTCGCCGAGGAGATCATCCCCTTCACCAGGGACCGCAACATCGTCGAGGCCTTCGCCGATTCGGGCTATACCGGCGAGGACGCCACCGGCATGGCCGAGGCGATCGCCAAATTGCTGAATGCGACAGCGCTCAAGGCGGGAACCGTGCTGCGCGTCGGCCTCGAGATCCATGGCGACGCCGCCAAGGTCGTTCGCACTGGCATCTACGACAGGGCCCAGCATATCGTCACCATCGCGCTCGATGATCACGGCCAATATGTGCCGGCGCAGGAGCCGGAGCCCAATCCCGAATTGCTGACCGCGTTCGATGATTCGCCGCCGGTGGTGGTGCGCGGCAATCTGCCGAACGTCTATGACGGCATCTACCGCGCCGCCTACTCCTACGGCATGTCCAAGGCGATGACCAAGCGGCTGATCAAGCTCCTGGCGTCCGGTGTCGATTTCCAGTCACGGCTCAATCCGTCGGACCGCATCGAGGTGCTGTTCTCGCAGCCGGATGGTGACGACCGGGCATCCGACGAATCCGAGCTGCTCTATGTCTCGGCGAGCTTCGGCGGCACGACGCGCAATTTCTACCGGTTCCAGATGCAGGACGGCAGCACCGACTATTTCGACGAGGACGGCCGCAGCGCGCAGCAGTTCCTGCTGCGCAATCCACTGCCCGCAGGAAAATTCCGCTCCGGCTTCGGTGCCCGCAGGCATCCGATCCTCGGCTATGTGCGCATGCATACCGGCGTCGATTGGTCAGCCGCCATCGGCACGCCGATCATCGCCGCCGGCAACGGTGTCGTCGAGAAGGCCGGCTGGGCCGGCGGCTATGGCAAACAGATCATCCTTCGTCACGCCAATGGCTACGAGACCTCCTACAATCACCAGAGCGCTTTTGCCAAAGGCATTGCGCCGGGCGTGCGCGTCCGCCAGGGCCAGACCATCGGCTTTCTCGGCCAGACCGGCCTCGCCACCGGTCCGCATCTCCACTACGAGCTGATCGTCAACGGCACCAAGGTCGACCCGATGCGCGTTCGCCTGCCGGTCGGCAAGGTGCTGAAGGGCGACGACCTCGTTGCCTTCAAGCGCGAGCGCGGGCGCATCGATGATCTGCTCAAGCAGGAAGACAGTGATTCGCTGAAGGTCGCGAGCGCCAAGATCGAAGGCTGA
- a CDS encoding DUF6429 family protein — protein MEMDTDKIDNAVLGLLWLTLHEERRAWKGLDWDALDRLHQKGLIANPANKAKSVVLTDEGLRRAEEMFRTLFTRRAP, from the coding sequence ATGGAGATGGACACCGACAAGATCGACAATGCCGTTCTGGGGCTGCTTTGGCTAACGCTGCATGAAGAGAGGCGCGCCTGGAAGGGATTGGATTGGGATGCTCTGGATCGCTTGCACCAGAAGGGACTGATCGCCAATCCAGCAAACAAGGCGAAGTCGGTGGTTCTGACAGATGAGGGCCTGCGACGGGCCGAGGAGATGTTCCGCACCCTGTTCACGCGGCGCGCGCCATGA
- a CDS encoding transposase — protein sequence MSDSMSHHRTFEILTAEPVPSRRKPRHRSDEEKARLVAEAFSPGGNVSAVARSEGLDPSQLYAWRRKALSSGMVAPLTEGASKPAKFTRFEAVGSDTVEIVIGDAVVRAGGDVDPDRLARIIRAVRKA from the coding sequence ATGAGCGACAGTATGAGCCATCATCGAACATTCGAGATTTTGACGGCGGAGCCTGTGCCGTCCCGACGCAAGCCGCGCCATCGGTCGGACGAAGAGAAGGCACGGCTTGTCGCCGAAGCGTTCTCGCCAGGGGGCAATGTCTCGGCGGTTGCGCGTTCCGAGGGGCTGGACCCCTCGCAGCTCTATGCGTGGCGCCGCAAGGCGCTTTCGTCGGGCATGGTTGCGCCACTGACGGAGGGAGCGAGCAAGCCGGCGAAGTTCACGCGCTTTGAAGCGGTGGGCAGCGACACGGTGGAAATCGTCATTGGCGACGCAGTGGTGCGCGCCGGCGGCGATGTCGATCCCGATCGCCTGGCGAGGATCATCCGCGCGGTTCGTAAGGCATGA
- the tnpB gene encoding IS66 family insertion sequence element accessory protein TnpB (TnpB, as the term is used for proteins encoded by IS66 family insertion elements, is considered an accessory protein, since TnpC, encoded by a neighboring gene, is a DDE family transposase.), with protein MIASGVVVYVSCQPVDFRKGAASLMALVRDGGLDPFSGALHVFRSKRADRVRIVWWDGSGVCLYSKTLEDHSFCWPGISAARMRLDHAQLMALLAGLDWKKIRPARVRRPLSTG; from the coding sequence ATGATCGCTTCCGGTGTGGTGGTTTACGTGTCGTGCCAGCCGGTCGACTTCCGCAAGGGCGCGGCATCTTTGATGGCGCTGGTCAGGGATGGCGGCCTGGACCCATTCTCGGGGGCACTTCACGTATTCCGTTCGAAGCGTGCGGACCGGGTTCGCATCGTGTGGTGGGACGGCAGCGGGGTTTGTCTTTATTCGAAGACTCTGGAAGATCACAGCTTCTGCTGGCCGGGGATATCGGCCGCGCGCATGCGTCTCGACCACGCCCAGTTGATGGCGCTTCTGGCCGGACTGGACTGGAAAAAGATTCGTCCGGCCAGGGTCAGGCGGCCGTTATCGACGGGCTGA
- the tnpC gene encoding IS66 family transposase produces the protein MVLPGLALPDDVDALKAMILSMAREQAASEARIAVADARIAASEAEVARLKAVEKSASERIANLTSILKVLQRTQHGTRSERLRLAIDDEQASFAFEEVETGLSEIRSELDRAVGNKPKRAPRPRKGFAAHLERIEEVVEPEIPADCEGLEKVLIGEDRSERLDVVPPKFQVIVTRRPKYAFRGRDGVVQALAPAHIIESGLPTERLLAYIAVSKYADGLPLYRQEAIYLRDGVEISRSLMAQWMGHLGFELQMLADYILERIKEGERVFADETTLPTLAPGSGKTTKAWLWAYARDDRPYGGTSPPMVAYRFEDSRGADCVARHLAGFSGILQVDGYSAYTNLVKARAKAGSNETIRLAGCWAHLRRKFYDLHISGVSQAATDSIIAMTELWKVEDEVRGKDAGSRAALRQEKSVAIVASLFDLWEAELGKVSGKSKTAEAIRYALTRREALERFLMDGRIEIDSNIVERAIRPQTITRKNSLFAGSHGGGRTWATVATLLQTCKMNSVDPLDWLSQTLTRIAQGWPASEIEMLMPWNFRPDVIG, from the coding sequence ATGGTTCTACCGGGTCTTGCCCTTCCCGACGACGTTGATGCGCTGAAGGCGATGATCCTTTCCATGGCTCGCGAGCAGGCTGCAAGCGAGGCCCGGATCGCAGTCGCCGACGCTCGGATCGCAGCATCTGAGGCGGAGGTCGCCCGGCTGAAAGCTGTCGAGAAAAGCGCCAGCGAGCGGATCGCCAATCTCACGTCAATCCTGAAAGTTTTACAGCGCACGCAACATGGCACGCGTTCCGAGCGGCTACGCCTGGCCATCGACGACGAGCAGGCCTCCTTTGCCTTCGAAGAGGTCGAGACCGGCCTTTCGGAAATCCGGAGCGAACTCGACCGCGCGGTCGGGAACAAGCCGAAGCGCGCCCCGCGTCCGCGCAAGGGCTTTGCTGCCCACCTCGAACGCATCGAGGAGGTCGTCGAGCCGGAAATCCCGGCCGACTGCGAGGGGCTTGAAAAGGTTCTGATCGGCGAGGATCGATCCGAGCGGCTGGACGTCGTGCCGCCGAAGTTCCAGGTCATCGTCACGCGCCGTCCCAAATACGCCTTCCGGGGCCGTGACGGCGTGGTCCAGGCTCTGGCGCCGGCGCACATCATCGAAAGCGGGCTGCCGACGGAGCGGCTGCTCGCCTATATCGCCGTCTCCAAATACGCCGACGGCCTCCCGCTTTATCGGCAGGAGGCGATCTATCTGCGCGACGGCGTCGAGATCAGCCGGTCGTTGATGGCGCAGTGGATGGGGCATCTGGGCTTCGAGCTGCAGATGCTTGCTGATTACATACTGGAGCGCATCAAGGAGGGCGAAAGGGTCTTCGCCGACGAGACGACCTTGCCCACCCTTGCCCCTGGTTCCGGGAAAACCACGAAAGCCTGGTTGTGGGCCTACGCACGGGATGACCGACCCTATGGCGGAACCAGTCCGCCAATGGTTGCCTATCGTTTTGAAGACAGCAGAGGTGCGGATTGCGTGGCGCGCCACCTCGCCGGATTCAGCGGTATCCTGCAAGTGGATGGCTACTCGGCCTATACCAACCTGGTCAAGGCACGGGCCAAAGCCGGCAGCAATGAAACAATCCGGCTCGCCGGGTGCTGGGCTCACCTGCGGCGCAAATTCTACGACCTGCACATCAGCGGGGTCTCGCAGGCCGCGACGGATTCGATCATCGCCATGACCGAATTGTGGAAGGTCGAGGACGAGGTCCGCGGCAAGGATGCCGGAAGCCGCGCCGCGCTACGTCAGGAAAAGTCCGTGGCCATTGTCGCGAGCCTCTTCGATCTATGGGAAGCGGAACTGGGCAAGGTCTCCGGAAAATCCAAGACCGCCGAGGCGATCCGCTACGCGCTCACCCGGCGGGAGGCGCTGGAACGCTTTCTGATGGACGGTCGCATCGAAATCGACTCCAATATCGTCGAGCGTGCAATCAGGCCCCAGACGATCACGCGAAAGAATAGTCTATTCGCCGGCAGCCACGGCGGTGGACGAACCTGGGCGACGGTAGCCACCTTGCTGCAAACCTGCAAAATGAACAGCGTCGATCCGCTCGACTGGCTCTCGCAGACCTTGACCCGCATCGCTCAAGGCTGGCCGGCATCCGAAATCGAAATGCTCATGCCTTGGAACTTTAGGCCTGACGTTATCGGCTGA
- the ftsZ gene encoding cell division protein FtsZ, whose protein sequence is MNTATRPEISEMRPKISVIGVGGGGGNAINNMIAEGLQGTEFIVANTDAQALTMSKATRLIQLGAHVTEGLGAGSLPEVGHAAAVESIDEIMDHLAGTHMCFVTAGMGGGTGTGAAPVIAQAARNAGILTVAVVTKPFVFEGNRRMHAANEGIERLRESADTVIVIPNQNLFRIADAKTTFADAFAMADRVLYAGVGCITDLIVKEGLINLDFADVKSVMRDMGRAMMGTGEATGEDRARKAAEAAIANPLLDEASMMGAKGVLVSISGGTDMTLFEVDEAATRIREEVDADADIIVGAIFDKALAGKFRVSVVATGLRRGLEIPLTVGLESRVS, encoded by the coding sequence ATGAACACTGCAACAAGGCCGGAAATCTCGGAGATGAGGCCCAAGATATCCGTCATCGGGGTTGGCGGCGGTGGCGGCAACGCCATCAACAACATGATCGCCGAAGGCTTGCAGGGCACCGAGTTCATCGTTGCCAACACCGATGCCCAGGCGCTCACCATGTCGAAGGCAACGCGGCTGATCCAATTGGGAGCGCACGTCACGGAAGGCCTCGGTGCAGGATCCCTGCCCGAGGTCGGCCATGCCGCGGCCGTGGAATCGATCGACGAAATCATGGACCATCTTGCGGGAACGCATATGTGCTTCGTGACCGCGGGCATGGGAGGCGGAACTGGAACCGGTGCAGCACCGGTCATAGCGCAGGCCGCGCGCAACGCGGGAATACTGACCGTCGCCGTCGTCACCAAGCCGTTCGTCTTCGAAGGAAACCGCCGAATGCATGCCGCCAATGAGGGCATCGAGCGGCTGCGCGAAAGCGCCGATACCGTCATCGTCATCCCGAACCAGAACCTTTTCAGGATCGCCGATGCCAAGACGACGTTCGCGGACGCGTTCGCCATGGCGGATCGCGTTCTCTACGCCGGCGTCGGCTGCATCACCGATCTCATCGTCAAGGAGGGCCTGATCAATCTCGACTTTGCCGATGTGAAGTCGGTGATGCGCGATATGGGACGCGCGATGATGGGGACCGGCGAAGCCACCGGGGAGGACCGCGCAAGGAAGGCAGCCGAAGCGGCGATCGCAAACCCGCTTCTCGACGAAGCGTCGATGATGGGCGCCAAGGGCGTCCTTGTCTCGATATCGGGCGGCACTGACATGACGCTGTTCGAGGTCGACGAAGCCGCCACCCGTATACGCGAAGAGGTCGACGCCGATGCCGACATCATCGTCGGCGCCATTTTCGACAAGGCGCTCGCAGGAAAATTCAGGGTGTCGGTTGTTGCGACGGGATTGCGGCGGGGGCTTGAGATTCCGCTGACGGTGGGATTGGAAAGCCGTGTCAGCTGA
- a CDS encoding SDR family NAD(P)-dependent oxidoreductase: MKDFDGKIALVTGTTGIGLATARRLAAGGAAIIACGIDRAANTAMRAELDSSGAEALVVAVDVSVPDQVRDAVAAGVERFGGLDIIVNSAAVHPYGTAVSTDFDSWNRAMSVNVGSIYLTAHFGIPEMTRRGGGAIVNVASVQGFACQQNVAAYATTKGAIHTLTRALALDHARSGIRVNSVSPGSIRTPILEKAARGENGTDADVEAAYRRFGEAHPIGRIGEPEEVAELIAFLCSSKAGFCTGADYRIDGGLTAGIGVK; encoded by the coding sequence ATGAAGGATTTCGACGGCAAGATCGCTCTGGTGACGGGGACGACCGGGATCGGCCTGGCAACCGCCAGACGTCTTGCGGCGGGTGGGGCGGCGATTATCGCCTGCGGCATCGACCGCGCGGCCAACACGGCGATGAGAGCGGAACTGGACAGCTCCGGCGCTGAGGCACTGGTCGTGGCCGTCGACGTCTCCGTGCCGGATCAGGTCCGCGACGCGGTCGCAGCCGGTGTCGAGCGGTTCGGCGGCCTCGATATCATCGTCAATTCCGCGGCGGTCCATCCGTATGGCACCGCAGTTAGCACCGATTTCGACAGCTGGAACCGGGCGATGTCCGTCAATGTCGGCTCGATCTACCTGACCGCGCATTTTGGTATTCCGGAAATGACCAGGCGAGGCGGCGGCGCCATCGTCAACGTGGCTTCGGTGCAAGGTTTCGCCTGCCAGCAGAACGTCGCCGCCTACGCCACGACCAAGGGCGCCATCCACACATTGACGCGCGCTCTGGCGCTCGACCACGCGCGCTCCGGCATTCGCGTCAATTCCGTCAGCCCGGGCTCGATCCGCACCCCGATCCTGGAAAAGGCGGCGCGCGGCGAAAACGGCACCGACGCCGATGTCGAGGCCGCCTACAGGCGCTTCGGCGAAGCACACCCCATCGGGCGCATCGGCGAGCCGGAGGAAGTGGCGGAACTCATCGCCTTTCTGTGTTCGTCGAAAGCCGGGTTCTGCACCGGCGCGGACTACAGGATCGATGGCGGCCTGACTGCCGGCATCGGCGTGAAGTAG
- the uxuA gene encoding mannonate dehydratase — protein sequence MEQCWRWYGPDDPVTLDHVKQAGATGVVSALHNIYDGRAWPLTDILERKRIIEAEGLTWSVVESIPVHNSIKIGSAERLRYVDWYKETIRALAKAGIATICYNFMPVVDWTRTDLAYRLPTTGYALRFDAIDFAAYDLFVLKRRNAEFGYSAARIAEAESRLKQLSEEQIDRIERNLIAGLPATERSYDRDSFREALAEYDSIGPKELRDNLAWFLREIIPMAEQEGVRMCIHPDDPPFSLYGLPRIVSTAEDARFILNAVDSPANGLTFCTGSYGTRADNDIVGMVKEFADRIHFVHLRNVTIEDDGSFHEAEHLEGGTDMAHVVLALMQEETRRRSEGRADWRIPMRPDHGHLLADDIGKTRINPGYSLIGRLKGLAELRGIMRAVERFELA from the coding sequence ATGGAACAATGCTGGCGCTGGTATGGCCCTGACGACCCGGTGACGCTCGATCATGTCAAGCAGGCCGGAGCCACGGGCGTTGTATCCGCCCTGCATAATATCTATGACGGCCGCGCCTGGCCTTTGACGGACATTTTGGAGCGCAAGCGGATCATCGAGGCCGAAGGGCTGACCTGGTCGGTTGTGGAAAGCATTCCCGTCCACAATTCGATCAAGATCGGCTCGGCGGAACGGCTTCGCTATGTCGACTGGTACAAGGAGACGATCCGTGCGCTCGCCAAGGCTGGCATTGCGACGATCTGCTATAACTTCATGCCGGTGGTCGACTGGACCCGCACCGACCTTGCCTATCGGCTTCCAACGACGGGCTACGCACTGCGGTTCGATGCGATCGATTTTGCCGCCTACGACCTGTTCGTCCTGAAGCGCAGGAATGCCGAATTCGGCTACAGCGCGGCACGTATCGCCGAAGCGGAATCCCGACTGAAGCAATTGAGCGAAGAGCAGATCGACAGGATCGAGCGCAATCTCATTGCCGGCCTGCCGGCGACCGAGCGCAGCTACGACCGTGATAGTTTTCGCGAGGCATTGGCTGAATATGACTCGATCGGGCCGAAGGAGTTGCGCGACAATCTTGCCTGGTTTCTGCGCGAGATCATTCCGATGGCCGAGCAGGAGGGGGTGCGCATGTGCATCCATCCCGACGACCCGCCATTCTCGCTCTATGGCCTGCCACGGATCGTTTCGACCGCCGAGGACGCGCGTTTCATCCTCAACGCCGTCGACAGTCCGGCCAACGGCCTGACATTCTGCACCGGCTCCTACGGTACGCGCGCCGACAATGACATTGTCGGCATGGTCAAGGAGTTCGCCGACCGGATCCATTTCGTCCATCTGCGCAATGTAACCATCGAGGATGACGGCTCCTTCCATGAAGCCGAGCATCTGGAGGGCGGCACCGACATGGCGCATGTCGTCCTCGCTTTGATGCAGGAAGAGACGCGCCGCCGTAGCGAAGGTCGCGCCGATTGGCGGATTCCCATGCGACCCGATCATGGCCATCTGCTCGCCGACGATATCGGCAAGACCAGGATCAACCCCGGCTACTCTTTGATCGGCCGCCTGAAAGGCTTGGCCGAGCTGCGTGGCATCATGCGTGCCGTGGAACGTTTTGAGCTGGCCTGA
- a CDS encoding sugar phosphate isomerase/epimerase family protein, which produces MSRIGIHSFVWSASSAQEDLERTLANTREAGFELIEFSYLDPANVDVGGLAKRIADLDLGVAISIGLPPDGDISSADKAIAAHGVEVLNDTIALTRDLGGRKVAGILSTSHGLQTEAPTRDQWNRSAATLAKVAETAKAAGVTLNLEIVNRFESNLLNTAAQGLAFIEDTGSDNIFLHLDTFHMNIEEADIGLAIHHAAKKIGYVHIGESHRGFLGTGNIDFAAIFDALTAIGYGDDLSFESFSSEIVDENLSKKTAIWRNLWTDNMELARHARRFIAIGLETARRKAELVASSHQP; this is translated from the coding sequence ATGTCGCGCATTGGAATCCACTCTTTCGTCTGGTCGGCGAGCTCGGCGCAAGAAGACCTCGAGCGGACGCTGGCCAACACCAGGGAGGCGGGCTTCGAGCTGATCGAATTCTCCTATCTCGATCCCGCCAATGTCGATGTTGGCGGGCTGGCCAAGCGCATCGCCGACCTCGATCTCGGCGTGGCGATCAGCATCGGGCTGCCGCCCGACGGCGACATTTCAAGCGCCGACAAGGCGATTGCCGCGCACGGTGTCGAAGTCCTCAATGATACGATCGCGCTCACTCGCGATCTCGGCGGCCGGAAGGTCGCCGGCATCCTCTCGACCAGCCATGGATTGCAGACTGAGGCACCGACGCGCGATCAATGGAACCGCAGTGCCGCCACGCTTGCCAAGGTCGCGGAGACCGCCAAGGCCGCCGGTGTCACACTCAACCTCGAGATCGTCAACCGGTTCGAGAGCAATCTGCTCAACACCGCGGCGCAAGGGTTGGCCTTCATCGAGGACACCGGTTCCGACAACATTTTTTTGCATCTCGACACGTTCCATATGAACATCGAGGAGGCCGATATCGGGTTGGCCATCCACCACGCCGCCAAAAAGATCGGCTATGTCCATATCGGCGAGAGCCATCGCGGCTTCCTCGGCACCGGCAACATCGACTTTGCCGCGATCTTCGATGCGCTGACCGCAATCGGCTATGGCGACGACCTCAGCTTCGAATCCTTCTCATCGGAGATCGTCGACGAGAACCTGTCGAAGAAAACCGCCATCTGGCGCAATCTGTGGACCGACAATATGGAGCTGGCCCGGCATGCGCGCCGCTTCATCGCCATCGGGCTGGAGACGGCGCGGCGCAAGGCCGAGCTTGTTGCGTCAAGCCATCAGCCTTAG
- a CDS encoding ABC transporter substrate-binding protein: protein MKTIAKLLCGVALAAVAVAPASAKDLNKVGISVGLLGNPFFVATIKGIEDAARKINPNVEVTSVSADYDLNKQVSQVDSFIAAGVDVIMLNAVDAKAIAPAVKKAQAAGIVVAAFDVSAPGADVTVMTNNVKAGEAACQYLVDHTGGKGDYVILNGPASSSILERVKGCKDVLAKHPDIKILSDDQNAEGSRDGGLKVFQSLLTRFDKIDAVFAINDPTAIGAQLAAKQLNRSEFIFTAVDGAPDIEKELASGTSMIKASASQDPYVMAGQSLQMAAEVLAGKKPAEATVLLDPQLITADNLKDYKGWTAAR from the coding sequence GCGGCGTTGCCCTCGCGGCCGTCGCCGTCGCACCGGCTTCTGCCAAGGACCTGAACAAGGTCGGCATCTCGGTCGGCCTGCTCGGCAACCCGTTCTTCGTCGCGACCATCAAGGGCATCGAGGACGCGGCCAGGAAGATCAACCCGAACGTCGAGGTGACCTCGGTGTCGGCCGACTACGACCTCAACAAGCAGGTCTCGCAGGTCGACTCGTTCATCGCCGCCGGCGTCGACGTGATCATGCTCAACGCCGTCGACGCCAAGGCGATCGCGCCGGCGGTGAAGAAGGCGCAGGCCGCGGGCATCGTGGTTGCCGCGTTCGACGTATCGGCGCCGGGCGCCGACGTCACCGTGATGACCAACAACGTCAAGGCCGGCGAGGCGGCCTGCCAGTACCTCGTCGACCATACCGGTGGCAAGGGTGACTATGTCATCCTGAACGGCCCTGCATCTTCATCGATCCTGGAGCGGGTGAAGGGCTGCAAGGACGTGCTGGCAAAACACCCGGATATCAAGATCCTCTCCGACGACCAGAATGCCGAAGGCTCGCGCGACGGCGGCCTGAAGGTGTTCCAGTCGCTGCTGACCCGTTTCGACAAGATCGACGCGGTGTTCGCCATCAACGACCCGACGGCGATCGGCGCCCAGCTTGCGGCCAAGCAGCTCAACCGCTCGGAGTTCATCTTCACCGCAGTCGACGGCGCGCCCGACATCGAGAAGGAACTCGCTTCCGGCACGTCGATGATCAAGGCCTCGGCCTCGCAGGATCCCTATGTGATGGCCGGCCAGTCGCTGCAGATGGCAGCTGAAGTGCTCGCCGGCAAAAAGCCGGCCGAGGCGACGGTGCTGCTCGACCCGCAGCTGATCACGGCGGACAACCTGAAGGACTACAAGGGCTGGACCGCGGCCCGCTAG